A stretch of Rhizobium glycinendophyticum DNA encodes these proteins:
- a CDS encoding DUF1217 domain-containing protein, whose amino-acid sequence MVSTFLSYNLVTRDLKGSLDRVASDSTVARQTQYFKDNIDKVTSVDEFLDDYQLYSYAMKAHGLEEMTYAKAFMKKVLESDLNDEKSFANQLSDDRYRSFAAAFQFTEETADGQTDAQQTKMLEQYEAALAAESDSLEAESNYYDQRIDTITSAQSLVGTSRLLNYALNAYGIDGTYYSKDHILKVLTSDVTDSNSYVNQLVKNKSQDAAGFLKLAKAFNFNSDGSLSDTKAQTDTQKEATISLYVDEEQTYVSNYYLEREKAYYASKIGSVDSVTDITSDSRLFNYVKTAFQLDSTVTSSVFKSIVTSDLTASDNYAVTNGGDAWVALAQKFNFDTTGAVKADSAAQSSTQLATTNSNFATYYDDADEEKKTALIETFKTGMAKVTKVDDILNNASLKLILQRTFGFESSEFSNTELRKALTSDFTDPESYANKSKDERLIEMSKLFNFDSDGNIDAPLQAHSTFAATMISKDYIINKSRFLEGTELKTTKETATKAATYYQENIQGVETVDDLLSDRGIIDVVIGAYGLDETVSDDFLKQIFASDLSDPKSFVNQQSSNKWAELVASFNFDSEGKLTRETLGTVQQRGETLETVNLYMRQTLEENEGESSEAVRLALYFERTAPTITDAYEIIADDALTEVFRTIFGYTEDFSNMDVDAQAKVIKSQLELSDLQDPKKLQRLIERYTAMYDTENASYDTTAVSILSGGSASISADLLLSIAQLKY is encoded by the coding sequence ATGGTTTCTACCTTTCTGAGCTACAATCTGGTCACCCGTGACCTGAAGGGAAGCCTCGACCGCGTGGCCTCGGACAGCACCGTCGCGCGCCAGACCCAGTACTTCAAGGACAACATCGACAAGGTCACCTCGGTCGACGAGTTTCTCGACGATTATCAGCTCTATTCCTATGCGATGAAGGCCCATGGTCTCGAAGAGATGACCTATGCCAAGGCTTTCATGAAAAAGGTTCTGGAAAGCGATCTGAACGACGAAAAGAGCTTCGCCAACCAGCTGAGCGACGACCGCTACCGCAGTTTCGCCGCCGCCTTTCAGTTCACCGAAGAAACTGCAGACGGCCAGACGGATGCGCAGCAGACGAAGATGCTGGAGCAATACGAAGCGGCACTCGCGGCCGAAAGCGATTCACTGGAGGCGGAAAGCAACTACTACGATCAACGGATCGATACGATCACCAGCGCCCAGAGCCTGGTCGGGACATCACGGCTGCTGAATTACGCCTTGAACGCTTATGGCATCGACGGCACCTATTACAGTAAGGATCACATCCTGAAGGTGCTGACGAGTGATGTGACCGATAGCAACAGCTATGTGAACCAACTGGTGAAGAACAAGAGCCAGGACGCTGCCGGCTTCCTGAAACTGGCCAAAGCATTCAATTTCAACAGCGACGGCAGCCTTTCCGATACCAAGGCGCAGACCGATACTCAGAAGGAGGCGACAATCTCCCTCTATGTCGACGAAGAGCAGACCTATGTCAGCAATTACTATCTGGAGCGCGAGAAGGCATACTACGCCTCCAAGATCGGCAGCGTTGACTCCGTCACCGACATCACCTCCGACAGCCGCCTGTTCAACTACGTAAAGACAGCTTTCCAGCTCGACAGCACGGTCACGTCGTCGGTGTTCAAGAGCATCGTCACCAGTGATCTCACCGCGTCGGACAACTACGCCGTCACCAATGGCGGCGATGCCTGGGTAGCGCTGGCGCAGAAGTTCAACTTCGACACCACGGGTGCGGTCAAGGCCGATTCGGCTGCTCAGTCCAGCACGCAGCTCGCCACGACGAACAGCAATTTTGCCACCTATTACGACGACGCCGACGAAGAGAAGAAGACGGCCCTCATCGAGACATTCAAGACCGGCATGGCCAAGGTCACCAAGGTCGATGACATTCTGAACAACGCTTCGTTGAAGCTGATATTGCAGCGCACCTTTGGATTCGAATCCAGCGAGTTCAGCAACACGGAACTGCGCAAGGCGCTGACCAGCGACTTCACCGATCCGGAGAGCTATGCCAACAAATCCAAGGATGAACGTCTGATTGAAATGTCGAAGCTGTTCAACTTCGACAGTGACGGCAATATCGACGCGCCGCTGCAGGCCCACAGCACTTTCGCCGCCACGATGATTTCGAAGGACTACATCATCAACAAGTCCCGTTTTCTTGAGGGGACCGAGCTGAAGACAACCAAGGAAACCGCAACCAAGGCGGCGACCTACTACCAGGAAAACATTCAGGGCGTGGAGACGGTCGATGACCTGTTGTCCGATCGCGGCATCATCGATGTGGTGATCGGTGCCTACGGCCTGGATGAGACGGTGAGCGACGATTTCCTCAAGCAGATATTCGCTTCCGATCTGTCCGACCCGAAGAGCTTCGTCAATCAGCAGTCCAGCAACAAATGGGCTGAACTGGTCGCATCCTTCAACTTCGACAGCGAGGGCAAGCTGACCCGCGAGACCTTGGGCACAGTCCAGCAGCGCGGCGAGACGCTCGAGACCGTCAATCTCTATATGCGCCAGACACTGGAAGAGAACGAAGGCGAGAGCAGTGAAGCTGTTCGCCTCGCGCTCTATTTCGAGCGCACGGCGCCGACGATTACCGACGCCTATGAGATCATCGCCGATGACGCTTTGACGGAAGTCTTCCGCACCATCTTCGGCTACACCGAGGATTTCTCCAACATGGATGTTGACGCTCAGGCCAAGGTGATCAAATCGCAGCTTGAGCTGTCCGACCTTCAGGACCCGAAAAAGCTGCAGCGCTTGATCGAACGCTACACCGCCATGTATGACACCGAAAATGCCAGTTATGATACGACGGCAGTCTCGATCCTGTCCGGCGGCAGCGCGAGCATCTCTGCCGACCTGCTCTTGAGCATCGCTCAGCTCAAATACTGA
- the modA gene encoding molybdate ABC transporter substrate-binding protein codes for MRKFTKVAVLALGAIVAQLSPATLAAGRAEAADPITVFAAASLKESVETIAADWKAETGNEVRLSFAGSSALAKQIEEGAPADVFISADLKWMDHLDKAGRIKSATRVNLLGNRIVLVAPKDSTLTATIGESFPLATLLGDGRLAMANVDAVPAGTYGKAALEKLGVWQSVKDKVAQAENVRAALLLVSRTEAPLGIVYETDAKVDAGVKILDRFPEESHPAIVYPAAVTTDSKNPEAAAFLAYLQGGKAHAIFTAAGFTVLAKTN; via the coding sequence ATGCGTAAATTCACGAAGGTTGCCGTCCTCGCCCTTGGCGCGATTGTGGCTCAACTCTCGCCTGCCACCCTTGCGGCAGGGCGTGCAGAAGCCGCCGATCCCATCACAGTCTTCGCCGCGGCAAGCCTCAAAGAAAGCGTCGAGACAATCGCCGCGGACTGGAAGGCCGAAACCGGCAACGAGGTCCGCTTGTCCTTCGCCGGCAGTTCGGCTCTCGCCAAGCAGATCGAGGAAGGCGCGCCCGCTGACGTCTTCATCTCTGCCGATCTGAAGTGGATGGATCATCTCGACAAGGCCGGCAGGATCAAGTCCGCCACCCGCGTCAACCTGCTCGGCAACCGCATTGTGCTCGTCGCACCGAAGGATTCCACGTTAACCGCCACCATCGGCGAAAGCTTCCCCTTGGCGACCCTGTTGGGTGATGGCCGCCTGGCCATGGCCAATGTCGATGCTGTCCCCGCCGGAACCTATGGCAAGGCGGCGCTCGAAAAGCTTGGCGTCTGGCAGAGCGTCAAGGACAAGGTGGCCCAGGCCGAGAATGTCCGCGCGGCCCTGCTGCTGGTCTCGCGCACGGAAGCCCCTCTCGGCATCGTCTACGAGACCGACGCCAAGGTCGATGCGGGTGTGAAAATCCTCGATCGCTTCCCCGAAGAAAGCCACCCGGCCATCGTCTATCCGGCAGCCGTGACCACCGACAGCAAGAATCCCGAAGCCGCCGCCTTCCTCGCTTACTTGCAGGGCGGCAAGGCCCATGCCATCTTCACCGCTGCCGGCTTCACGGTACTCGCCAAGACCAACTGA
- the modB gene encoding molybdate ABC transporter permease subunit, translating into MPFLTLTAEEWTAMWLSLKVASVAVIFSLPLGLFVAWLLSRRNFWGKSLLNGLVHLPLILPPVVTGYLLLITFGRRGAVGAFLDNTLGLVFSFRWTGAALAAAVMGFPLLVRSIRLSLDAVDQRLEAAASTLGASPAHVFLTVTLPLILPGIAAGAILAFAKSMGEFGATITFVSNIPGETQTLASAIYTYTQVPGGDVAAMRLTLISIALSLGALVASEFLSRRIAARVGAG; encoded by the coding sequence ATGCCTTTCTTGACCCTGACGGCTGAAGAATGGACCGCCATGTGGCTCAGCCTGAAGGTTGCGAGCGTGGCTGTCATCTTTTCGCTGCCCCTCGGACTCTTCGTCGCCTGGCTGCTGTCGCGACGAAACTTCTGGGGCAAGTCGCTGTTGAATGGACTTGTTCATCTGCCGTTGATTCTGCCGCCAGTCGTCACGGGTTACCTGCTGTTGATCACCTTTGGTCGGCGTGGCGCCGTCGGCGCCTTTCTCGATAACACGCTCGGCCTCGTTTTTTCCTTCCGCTGGACGGGGGCAGCACTTGCCGCCGCCGTCATGGGGTTCCCGCTTCTCGTCCGCTCCATTCGCCTGTCGCTGGACGCCGTGGACCAGAGGCTGGAAGCGGCCGCCTCAACGCTCGGCGCGAGCCCCGCCCATGTCTTCCTTACTGTTACCCTGCCGCTGATCCTGCCCGGCATCGCCGCCGGGGCCATCCTCGCCTTCGCCAAGTCCATGGGTGAATTCGGCGCGACCATCACCTTCGTCTCCAATATCCCCGGTGAGACCCAGACGCTCGCCTCGGCCATCTACACCTACACCCAGGTGCCGGGCGGTGATGTCGCTGCCATGCGCCTCACCCTGATCTCCATCGCCCTCTCGCTCGGTGCGCTCGTCGCTTCCGAATTCCTTTCCCGGCGCATCGCCGCCCGCGTCGGAGCGGGCTGA
- the modC gene encoding molybdenum ABC transporter ATP-binding protein, producing MLEISVHHHQGAFTLDANLAIGRGLTALFGPSGSGKTTLVNMLAGLIRPTQGRVVFDGEPWTDTGRGVFVPPHRRRIGYVFQEGRLFPHMSVLQNLRYGEKSLPKGERREDLARVTNLLGISALLDRRPAHLSGGEKQRVALGRALMASPKLLLMDEPLSALDHDLKGQILPYIERIRDDVGIPILYVSHSLDEVARLATGVVTFERGKTTAIGGPDAMLATIARGTGDLPAGNFIEATVTGHDDRDGLTEALATAGPIVLRRAQVEIGARIRVFVPVSDIVVAKGAADGLSTLNRLSGVVADISDSGEGAVTLSVSCNGERLLAELTRRSVSQLALTKGMPVSLLFKTVSIAPEGLFRRL from the coding sequence ATGCTGGAGATCTCCGTTCACCACCACCAGGGCGCCTTCACCCTCGACGCCAACCTCGCCATCGGCCGCGGCCTCACGGCGCTCTTCGGTCCCTCCGGTTCCGGCAAAACAACACTCGTCAACATGCTCGCCGGCCTGATCCGTCCCACACAGGGCCGCGTGGTCTTCGACGGAGAGCCATGGACCGATACCGGGCGCGGCGTCTTCGTGCCCCCGCATCGCCGGCGCATCGGTTATGTCTTCCAGGAAGGTCGCCTCTTTCCGCACATGAGCGTATTGCAGAACCTGCGCTACGGCGAAAAATCTTTGCCCAAGGGCGAGCGTCGCGAGGATCTTGCCCGCGTGACCAACTTGCTCGGCATTTCCGCTTTGCTCGACCGTCGCCCCGCCCATCTTTCCGGCGGCGAAAAGCAACGCGTGGCGCTCGGCCGCGCCTTGATGGCAAGCCCCAAACTACTCTTGATGGACGAACCGCTCTCGGCACTCGATCACGATCTGAAGGGCCAGATCCTGCCCTATATCGAGCGCATCCGCGACGATGTCGGCATACCGATCCTCTATGTCAGTCATTCGCTCGACGAGGTGGCGCGACTGGCAACCGGCGTCGTCACCTTCGAACGCGGCAAGACAACCGCCATCGGCGGTCCGGATGCCATGTTGGCAACGATCGCGCGTGGCACGGGAGACTTACCGGCCGGCAATTTCATTGAAGCGACCGTCACCGGCCACGATGACCGGGATGGCCTGACGGAAGCCCTGGCCACGGCAGGCCCGATCGTATTGAGGCGTGCTCAAGTCGAGATCGGCGCCCGCATCCGCGTTTTCGTGCCGGTGTCGGATATCGTCGTGGCCAAGGGGGCCGCCGACGGATTATCGACGCTTAACAGGCTGTCAGGGGTGGTCGCTGATATCTCGGATAGCGGTGAGGGCGCAGTAACACTGAGCGTCAGCTGCAACGGCGAGCGTCTGCTGGCCGAACTTACCCGCCGTTCTGTGTCTCAACTTGCCCTGACAAAGGGCATGCCGGTCAGCCTGCTGTTCAAGACGGTGTCGATCGCCCCCGAGGGACTGTTCCGCCGGCTTTAG
- a CDS encoding winged helix-turn-helix domain-containing protein — protein MGSSPRLSFRIDFANGARLGPGKARLLALIVEHGSIRAAGAAMGMSYRRAWLLADEINRMFVNPSIVTRHGGKSGGGAGLTAFGERLLETCRRMEAESRRVLQADLDWLASLQAIDFTERSGKGAQDEA, from the coding sequence ATGGGCAGCTCCCCTCGCCTTTCGTTCAGGATCGATTTCGCCAATGGCGCGCGGCTAGGGCCCGGCAAGGCGCGATTGCTGGCGCTGATCGTCGAACACGGCTCGATCCGGGCGGCGGGGGCGGCCATGGGCATGTCCTATCGGCGGGCCTGGCTGCTCGCCGACGAGATCAACCGGATGTTTGTAAATCCGTCGATCGTGACCCGCCACGGCGGAAAGAGTGGCGGCGGGGCCGGGCTGACGGCCTTCGGCGAGCGACTGCTTGAAACCTGCCGGAGGATGGAAGCCGAGAGCCGCCGGGTGCTTCAGGCGGATCTGGATTGGCTGGCGAGCTTACAGGCCATCGATTTTACCGAGAGGTCAGGAAAGGGTGCGCAAGACGAGGCGTGA
- a CDS encoding FAD-binding oxidoreductase, producing MSDSTHSSGRSREGLLQAFMDIVGEAHALVREADIKPYLTENRGLYHGSSPLVLKPASTAEVSAIMKLASETGTAIVPVSGGTGLVGGQVPREGGQDVLLSLERMNKIREVDPVADVIVADGGAILADVQKAAEAHGRLFPLSLGSEGSCRIGGNLATNAGGTAVLAYGNMRQLCLGLEVVLPTGEIWDGLRRLKKDNSGYDLRDLFIGAEGTLGVITGAVLKMYPRPRGRQVAYAGLSSPKAALALFELASQRCGSALTGFELMPRIGIEFTTKHIPGVRDPLASVHAWYALIDISTSDTAEAADLMMQALLTEAFQSGLVSDAAIASSLAQQDAFWHLRESMSDAQKPEGGSIKHDVSVPISRIPAFLAEADAAVHALIPDARICAFGHLGDGNIHYNISQPVGADKAAFIARWREVNAVVHAVVHRHSGSISAEHGVGQLKRDELAASRPAIETELMRRIKQAFDPAGIMNPGKVVE from the coding sequence ATGAGCGATTCGACCCATTCTTCCGGCAGGAGCCGGGAAGGCCTGCTTCAAGCCTTCATGGATATCGTCGGCGAGGCCCATGCCCTGGTGCGTGAGGCAGACATCAAACCCTATCTCACGGAAAACCGCGGGCTGTACCACGGGTCTTCGCCGCTGGTGCTGAAACCGGCATCGACGGCAGAAGTCTCGGCGATCATGAAACTGGCATCAGAAACCGGTACGGCGATCGTTCCAGTGAGCGGCGGCACCGGCCTCGTCGGCGGTCAGGTCCCGCGCGAAGGCGGGCAGGACGTGCTGCTGTCGCTCGAACGGATGAACAAGATCCGGGAGGTCGACCCGGTCGCTGATGTGATCGTCGCCGATGGCGGCGCCATCCTTGCGGATGTGCAGAAGGCGGCAGAGGCGCATGGGCGGTTGTTTCCTCTGTCGCTTGGCTCCGAAGGCTCCTGCCGGATCGGCGGCAACCTGGCGACGAATGCCGGCGGCACGGCCGTGCTCGCCTATGGCAATATGCGCCAGCTCTGCCTCGGCCTCGAAGTGGTCCTGCCGACGGGCGAGATCTGGGACGGCCTCAGGCGCCTCAAGAAGGACAATAGCGGCTATGACCTGCGTGACCTGTTCATCGGGGCGGAGGGGACGCTCGGCGTGATCACCGGGGCGGTGCTGAAGATGTATCCTCGTCCGCGCGGGCGGCAGGTGGCCTATGCCGGCCTTTCCTCGCCTAAAGCTGCTCTCGCGCTCTTCGAATTAGCGTCGCAGCGTTGCGGGTCGGCGCTAACCGGTTTCGAGCTGATGCCGCGCATCGGCATCGAGTTCACGACAAAGCATATTCCGGGCGTTCGCGATCCGCTCGCTTCCGTCCATGCCTGGTATGCGCTGATTGACATTTCCACCTCCGATACGGCCGAGGCTGCCGATCTGATGATGCAGGCGCTGCTGACCGAAGCATTCCAAAGTGGTCTCGTCTCAGATGCGGCGATTGCCAGCTCCCTTGCACAACAGGATGCCTTCTGGCACCTGCGCGAGAGCATGTCGGACGCGCAGAAGCCGGAGGGCGGGTCGATCAAGCACGACGTGTCCGTGCCGATCTCGCGCATCCCCGCGTTTCTTGCGGAGGCCGATGCCGCCGTGCATGCGCTAATTCCGGATGCCCGCATCTGCGCCTTCGGGCATCTGGGCGACGGCAATATCCATTACAACATCAGCCAGCCTGTTGGCGCCGACAAGGCCGCCTTCATTGCCCGCTGGCGCGAGGTGAATGCGGTGGTTCACGCCGTCGTGCACCGCCACAGCGGTTCGATTTCGGCGGAACATGGCGTCGGGCAGCTGAAGCGGGACGAACTGGCCGCCAGCCGACCGGCCATCGAGACCGAGCTGATGCGTCGGATCAAGCAGGCTTTCGACCCGGCAGGGATCATGAACCCCGGCAAGGTGGTCGAGTGA
- a CDS encoding L-threonylcarbamoyladenylate synthase, which translates to MARVISIDDEGGADAAIAAAIAVLEAGRPVAVPTETVYGLAADATDPAAITSIYETKGRPRFNPLICHMSDLAMAERHAMFDPISRKLAETFWPGPLTLVLPLSDRSNIHALATAGLDSVGIRVPLGFPARLIGAYGRPLAAPSANSSGLVSPTTAAHVEADLGAKIGVIIDGGACPVGVESTIVKVEDGRIRLLRPGGVPVEAIEDATGLSVERLKAAGTAAIEAPGMLASHYAPRAQVRLNATEVLADEALIAFGQEPAAGAEKARVVLNLSQAGDLAEAAANLFAYLKQADATGAFGIAVMPIPEQGLGEAINDRLVRAAAPRGAEGAEA; encoded by the coding sequence ATGGCACGCGTGATTTCCATCGACGATGAAGGCGGAGCGGACGCAGCGATTGCCGCTGCGATCGCGGTGCTCGAAGCCGGTCGCCCCGTCGCTGTTCCGACCGAGACCGTTTACGGCCTTGCCGCTGACGCGACCGATCCTGCGGCCATCACCTCGATCTACGAGACCAAAGGGCGACCACGCTTCAATCCGCTGATCTGCCATATGTCGGATCTCGCGATGGCGGAGCGTCATGCGATGTTTGACCCGATCTCGCGTAAGCTGGCGGAAACGTTCTGGCCCGGGCCACTGACGCTGGTGCTGCCTCTTTCCGACAGGTCGAACATTCACGCGCTGGCGACCGCCGGCCTCGACAGTGTCGGCATTCGGGTGCCGCTCGGTTTCCCGGCACGACTGATCGGCGCTTATGGGCGGCCGCTGGCAGCGCCAAGCGCCAATTCTTCCGGGTTGGTGAGCCCGACGACGGCGGCCCATGTCGAGGCCGATCTCGGCGCCAAGATCGGCGTCATCATCGATGGCGGCGCATGCCCTGTCGGGGTGGAATCGACGATCGTGAAGGTGGAGGACGGCCGCATCCGGCTGTTGCGGCCGGGGGGCGTTCCCGTCGAGGCGATCGAGGATGCAACCGGACTCTCGGTCGAGCGTCTCAAGGCTGCCGGGACAGCTGCGATCGAGGCGCCGGGCATGCTTGCATCGCATTATGCCCCGCGCGCGCAAGTGCGGCTCAACGCGACCGAGGTTCTTGCCGACGAAGCGCTGATCGCTTTCGGTCAGGAGCCGGCCGCAGGAGCGGAGAAAGCCAGGGTGGTGCTGAACCTCAGCCAAGCGGGCGACCTCGCGGAAGCGGCGGCCAATCTTTTCGCCTATCTGAAACAAGCCGACGCGACGGGGGCTTTCGGCATTGCGGTCATGCCGATCCCCGAGCAGGGTCTTGGCGAGGCGATCAATGACCGGCTGGTGCGGGCGGCTGCTCCACGCGGCGCGGAAGGAGCAGAGGCATGA
- a CDS encoding GGDEF domain-containing protein: MQQMKNPAASIALRVATAMHQMGIDGLPRNYELVYEAYSGSNPELVRDFIALGKVKTQEALDELGRKYLPHQHEDGLLSRQNGQVRAEMSNFISLLNEEKISLTDYGRVIGHASRTILTEADLEGTPLGQSIKMLKAATEKRAHQNSNVVRAVVDKTASLADMQREAEEAEAAKFVDPLTRLASRRAFNKAVAKIYANPEMPALCGVAIGEIDDYARIQEQMGPTVAERLLMQVGKVLEAVSGGGDLACRFDGGRFGLLLYTSDQDEISRVVDLVRGKLKASAFVGSNGGRSMGQLSMSFGICFSEQAPNAFDFTNFAEKALSTSKAAGGDTVTVYGASDYVSKDWLLYKKKPLGGFGA; the protein is encoded by the coding sequence ATGCAGCAGATGAAGAACCCAGCGGCCAGCATCGCGCTTCGTGTGGCGACCGCAATGCACCAGATGGGCATCGACGGCCTGCCACGTAACTACGAACTGGTCTACGAGGCTTATTCGGGCAGCAATCCGGAACTCGTTCGCGATTTCATCGCACTCGGCAAGGTCAAGACCCAGGAAGCGCTGGATGAACTCGGCCGCAAATATCTGCCGCATCAGCATGAAGATGGGCTGCTGAGCCGCCAGAACGGCCAGGTCCGCGCCGAGATGAGCAATTTCATCTCGCTGCTCAATGAAGAGAAAATTTCGCTGACCGATTACGGTCGCGTCATCGGCCATGCCTCGCGCACCATCCTGACCGAGGCGGACCTGGAAGGCACGCCGCTCGGCCAGTCGATCAAGATGCTAAAGGCCGCGACTGAAAAGCGCGCCCACCAGAACAGCAATGTCGTGCGCGCTGTCGTCGACAAGACCGCATCGCTCGCGGACATGCAGCGTGAGGCCGAGGAAGCCGAAGCTGCGAAATTCGTCGACCCGCTCACCCGCCTCGCCAGCCGCCGCGCCTTCAACAAGGCCGTGGCCAAAATCTATGCCAATCCGGAAATGCCGGCTCTCTGCGGTGTCGCCATTGGTGAAATCGACGATTACGCCCGCATCCAGGAACAGATGGGCCCGACTGTCGCCGAGCGGCTTTTGATGCAGGTGGGCAAGGTTCTTGAAGCCGTTTCTGGTGGTGGTGATCTCGCCTGCCGCTTTGACGGCGGTCGGTTCGGCCTCCTGCTCTATACCTCTGATCAGGACGAGATCAGCCGCGTCGTCGACCTCGTGCGCGGCAAGCTGAAGGCCAGCGCCTTTGTCGGCTCGAACGGTGGCCGCAGCATGGGCCAGCTGTCCATGTCTTTCGGCATCTGCTTCTCAGAGCAGGCACCGAACGCCTTCGACTTCACGAACTTCGCCGAAAAGGCTTTGTCGACCTCCAAGGCAGCCGGCGGCGACACCGTTACCGTCTATGGTGCTTCCGATTACGTTTCCAAGGACTGGCTGCTCTACAAGAAGAAGCCGCTTGGCGGCTTTGGTGCCTGA
- a CDS encoding DUF6656 family protein: MQKLRYFAASKTEKAGSPAKAAHTEFLRTGRISRHRDDWVPEQRRYLTYEEVAERTGKRLEAAADTTHTRINSFHRSIQFPKIIFHRTLSDSPHLGYCHVTAARTNFARYADVRWAFYIANFFAEIGENEAFFERIRQNYSRMYFAVALKPEAEAKAMTIDRSIRDNGLLFRTHDPKEALRNVLMLGARDAELRKIIAKL, encoded by the coding sequence ATGCAGAAACTGAGATATTTCGCGGCATCAAAGACCGAGAAGGCTGGATCCCCAGCCAAGGCGGCTCATACTGAATTCCTGCGGACCGGGCGCATTTCGCGGCATCGCGATGACTGGGTCCCGGAGCAGCGGCGCTATCTCACCTATGAGGAAGTGGCGGAGCGGACCGGCAAGCGGCTGGAAGCGGCTGCCGATACGACGCATACACGGATCAACTCCTTCCACCGGTCGATCCAGTTTCCGAAGATCATCTTTCACCGCACGCTGAGCGACAGCCCGCATCTGGGCTACTGTCACGTGACGGCGGCGCGGACGAATTTTGCCCGATATGCCGATGTGCGCTGGGCCTTCTACATCGCCAATTTCTTCGCAGAAATCGGTGAGAATGAAGCGTTCTTCGAGCGGATCCGGCAGAACTATTCGCGGATGTATTTTGCCGTGGCGCTGAAGCCGGAAGCAGAAGCGAAAGCCATGACCATCGACCGCTCAATCCGCGACAACGGGCTGCTCTTTCGCACCCATGATCCGAAGGAGGCGCTGCGCAACGTGCTGATGCTCGGTGCGCGGGATGCGGAGCTTCGCAAGATCATCGCCAAGCTCTGA
- a CDS encoding aromatic ring-hydroxylating oxygenase subunit alpha: MDLQTTALRQLKNRREGFSLEQPFYIDQDYFKLDMETIWYRDWLFMGHDCEIPRAGNYFTVQVGDYPVVIVRGKDQVIRAFHNTCRHRGHRVCTQDKGASAKLVCPYHQWTYDLDGSLVFARQMGENFDKADFGLKTAHCESVAGYIFICLANEAPDFAPVRASIEPYMAPHRLSEAKVAHKTTIIEKGNWKLVWENNRECYHCAGNHPELCRTYPEAPTATGVQGAGDDPFIADHWARCEAAGLPSTFKMDPSGQFRTARMPLIQDAESYTMSGKRAVKKPLSADVPISHIGTMLLFHYPTTWNHILGDHAISFRVLPISAEETAVTTTWLVNKDAVEGVDYDLEELTHVWTMTNDQDRSIVEENAFGIRSPAYEPGPYSVDHEGGVMQFVEWYSNFMIERLQGDKARLSAVA; the protein is encoded by the coding sequence ATGGACCTGCAGACCACGGCATTGCGCCAGTTGAAGAACCGCCGCGAAGGCTTCAGCCTTGAACAGCCCTTTTACATCGACCAGGACTACTTCAAGCTCGACATGGAGACGATCTGGTATCGCGACTGGCTGTTCATGGGCCATGACTGCGAGATCCCGCGCGCCGGCAATTATTTCACCGTTCAGGTCGGCGATTATCCTGTCGTCATCGTGCGCGGCAAGGACCAGGTCATCCGCGCCTTCCACAACACCTGCCGCCATCGCGGCCACCGCGTCTGCACGCAGGACAAGGGCGCATCCGCCAAGCTCGTCTGTCCCTATCACCAGTGGACCTACGACCTCGACGGCTCGCTGGTCTTTGCCCGTCAGATGGGCGAGAATTTCGACAAGGCGGACTTCGGCCTGAAGACGGCCCATTGCGAAAGCGTCGCCGGCTACATCTTCATCTGTCTGGCCAACGAAGCCCCTGACTTCGCCCCCGTCCGCGCCTCGATCGAGCCCTACATGGCGCCGCACCGCCTGTCGGAAGCCAAGGTCGCCCACAAGACGACGATCATCGAAAAGGGCAACTGGAAGCTTGTCTGGGAAAACAACCGCGAATGCTACCACTGCGCCGGCAATCACCCGGAACTCTGCCGCACCTATCCGGAAGCCCCGACGGCAACCGGTGTCCAGGGCGCCGGTGACGATCCCTTCATTGCCGACCACTGGGCGCGCTGCGAAGCCGCAGGTCTCCCCTCCACCTTCAAGATGGATCCGTCGGGCCAGTTCCGCACCGCCCGCATGCCGCTGATCCAGGATGCCGAGAGCTACACCATGTCCGGCAAGCGCGCCGTGAAGAAGCCGCTCTCTGCCGACGTGCCGATCAGCCATATCGGCACCATGCTGCTCTTCCACTATCCGACGACCTGGAACCACATCCTCGGCGACCACGCGATCTCCTTCCGCGTCCTGCCGATCTCGGCCGAGGAAACCGCGGTCACCACCACCTGGCTGGTCAACAAGGATGCGGTCGAAGGCGTCGACTACGACCTCGAAGAGCTGACCCATGTCTGGACCATGACCAACGATCAGGACCGCTCGATCGTCGAGGAAAATGCCTTCGGCATCCGCTCCCCGGCCTATGAGCCCGGCCCCTATTCGGTCGATCACGAAGGCGGCGTCATGCAGTTCGTCGAATGGTATTCCAACTTCATGATCGAGCGTCTGCAGGGCGACAAGGCCCGCCTCTCGGCGGTGGCATAA